In a genomic window of Candidatus Eremiobacterota bacterium:
- a CDS encoding ankyrin repeat domain-containing protein produces MKKHIFFRFLFILILFMVAKAGYSQNRKFTELNRDWIQFSYPSECRVEEQRIPGDYDRVIVTSPEGYYWMLTAFRKKAEAKSHVKSLKDEFRRTYEKMGAKDIVIKDAAGIKPPEMQFSITYTLKGVKYKNDSNYYVMDSVNQCTTLCYPLGKSESSALHLLIDIQENGSLFLKGDDIFAAIHLGNNRTAKELADRNPSLLHARKDIGRCSGVTPLHLAVSYENLDLVNYFLSQGVEADIKDNDDFTPLHNAAIHALSDANKKIIEVLLAHDAHLNAKNKYGQTPLDVAEKHNPNNKMAEYLKKIGAKPGKSL; encoded by the coding sequence ATGAAAAAGCACATTTTTTTTCGGTTCCTTTTCATTCTGATCTTATTTATGGTTGCAAAGGCCGGCTATTCTCAAAACCGGAAGTTCACAGAGCTCAACAGGGACTGGATACAGTTTTCCTATCCTTCGGAATGCAGAGTGGAAGAGCAGCGCATTCCCGGTGACTATGACAGGGTCATAGTCACCTCGCCCGAGGGTTACTACTGGATGCTCACTGCCTTCAGAAAAAAGGCAGAGGCGAAATCACATGTGAAATCATTGAAAGATGAGTTCAGACGCACCTATGAGAAAATGGGCGCAAAGGACATAGTGATAAAGGATGCTGCCGGGATTAAACCACCTGAGATGCAATTCTCCATCACCTACACTCTCAAGGGGGTTAAATACAAGAATGATTCAAATTATTATGTGATGGATTCGGTGAATCAGTGCACCACCCTTTGCTATCCCCTTGGAAAGAGTGAGAGCAGCGCTCTTCACCTGTTGATCGACATCCAGGAGAATGGATCCCTGTTCCTGAAAGGTGATGACATCTTCGCGGCAATACACCTGGGAAACAACAGAACGGCAAAGGAGCTCGCCGATAGAAACCCTTCATTGCTCCATGCCAGAAAAGATATCGGCAGGTGTTCCGGAGTCACTCCCCTTCATCTTGCCGTAAGCTATGAAAATCTCGATCTGGTGAACTATTTCCTGAGCCAGGGGGTAGAGGCCGACATAAAAGACAATGATGACTTTACTCCTCTTCATAATGCGGCAATACACGCACTGAGCGACGCGAATAAAAAAATCATAGAGGTTCTCCTTGCTCATGATGCTCACCTCAATGCGAAAAACAAATATGGCCAGACCCCTCTTGATGTGGCCGAAAAGCACAATCCGAACAACAAAATGGCGGAGTATCTGAAAAAAATTGGCGCCAAACCCGGAAAGAGCCTGTAG
- a CDS encoding serine/threonine-protein kinase yields METWKKGDRIRGRYEVLKVLAGGMGNVYLSYDHEHREAVAIKTFHDKYVADNRAVARFIREAEIWVKLEKHRNIVRAKYATEIQGKPHIVLEYIAGGDLRDYMKARRLSIPTILELAMDFCRGMHFAHSNLGIVHRDIKPENCMLTSDRVLKITDFGIAAIQGEVIRQGEGIQNIKTENLTSTDSFMGTIPYASPEQFMDLKLMDTRSDIYSFGSMIYEMLTGKTPFGSDDINACISGHLFHEPPDPRAQWDETPEELSAVVLRCLAKTKEERFSSFGELGEALQKIYRSVTGFLYPEPEEDRALTAWELLNKGASLSSLGMDTEAIAYFDQALKRNPRYDRAWFNKGASLFALGRTEEAVRCNEQALKLNPRLAEAWSNKGVSLSALGKKNEALKCFDRALTLNHLHDDALINKGLALQALGKHEEALQSFDRALVTSPCYAKAWSYKGISTAAIRTEGEALHCCDKALEMNPHDGELWYNRGLVLSLLGRNEKALEDFDRAIELNPASAEAWHHKGRSLSILSLDNDALPCYARALELAPRHAEAWADKGLSYAVLGNYEQAIYCYDRALEIEPRGAGALANKVFPLVALGREKEASKCLRELRKLNAHLADQVKAQTGINQ; encoded by the coding sequence ATGGAAACCTGGAAGAAGGGGGACCGGATAAGAGGGAGATACGAAGTCCTGAAGGTGCTGGCCGGAGGAATGGGTAACGTCTATCTCTCCTATGACCATGAGCACAGGGAAGCAGTGGCTATAAAGACTTTTCATGACAAGTATGTGGCAGATAATAGAGCGGTGGCGAGGTTTATCCGGGAAGCTGAAATCTGGGTGAAGCTGGAAAAGCACAGGAACATTGTCAGAGCAAAGTATGCAACGGAAATCCAGGGGAAGCCCCATATTGTCCTGGAGTATATTGCCGGGGGTGACCTGAGGGATTACATGAAAGCCCGCCGACTCTCAATTCCCACTATACTCGAGCTGGCAATGGACTTCTGCAGAGGGATGCACTTTGCCCATTCGAATCTAGGGATCGTGCACCGCGACATCAAGCCGGAAAACTGCATGCTCACTTCCGACAGGGTGCTGAAAATCACCGATTTTGGCATTGCAGCTATCCAGGGAGAGGTGATCCGCCAGGGGGAAGGCATCCAGAACATCAAAACAGAGAACCTGACCAGCACCGATTCATTTATGGGAACTATTCCCTACGCGTCACCAGAGCAGTTCATGGATTTGAAGCTCATGGATACCAGGTCGGATATATACTCCTTCGGCAGCATGATCTACGAGATGCTCACCGGCAAAACACCCTTTGGGAGCGATGACATAAATGCATGCATATCGGGCCATCTCTTCCATGAGCCACCAGACCCGCGCGCGCAGTGGGATGAAACTCCGGAGGAGCTCTCTGCTGTGGTGCTGAGATGCCTGGCGAAAACCAAGGAGGAGCGCTTCAGCAGCTTCGGCGAGCTTGGAGAGGCCCTGCAGAAGATCTACCGCTCCGTGACAGGATTTCTCTACCCTGAGCCTGAAGAGGACCGTGCACTCACCGCATGGGAGCTCCTGAACAAGGGCGCCTCCCTTTCTTCGCTGGGGATGGATACCGAAGCCATCGCGTACTTTGACCAGGCACTCAAGCGAAATCCCCGTTACGATCGAGCCTGGTTCAACAAGGGAGCCTCTCTTTTTGCACTGGGAAGAACAGAGGAGGCCGTGCGGTGCAACGAGCAGGCCCTCAAGCTGAATCCGCGATTGGCAGAGGCCTGGTCAAACAAGGGTGTATCTCTCTCAGCCCTGGGAAAAAAGAACGAAGCACTCAAGTGCTTTGACCGGGCGCTCACACTCAATCACCTGCATGATGATGCGTTGATTAACAAGGGACTGGCGCTCCAGGCCCTCGGGAAGCACGAGGAGGCGCTGCAAAGCTTTGACCGGGCGCTTGTGACAAGCCCCTGCTATGCAAAGGCATGGTCATACAAAGGTATTTCAACGGCTGCAATCAGAACGGAGGGGGAGGCGCTTCACTGCTGCGATAAAGCGCTCGAGATGAATCCCCATGATGGAGAGCTCTGGTATAACCGGGGACTGGTGCTTTCGTTGCTCGGCAGGAATGAAAAGGCGCTTGAAGACTTTGACAGGGCTATCGAGCTCAATCCGGCGTCTGCGGAGGCCTGGCATCACAAGGGTCGGTCACTCTCCATTCTCAGCCTGGATAACGATGCCCTTCCCTGCTATGCCAGAGCGCTTGAGCTGGCTCCCCGCCATGCTGAAGCATGGGCAGATAAAGGACTCTCATACGCCGTCCTCGGCAACTACGAGCAGGCCATCTACTGTTATGACAGGGCGCTGGAGATAGAGCCGCGGGGAGCAGGAGCCCTGGCCAATAAGGTTTTCCCGCTGGTGGCGCTCGGCAGGGAAAAAGAAGCCTCAAAATGTCTCCGTGAGCTGAGAAAACTGAATGCGCATCTGGCAGATCAGGTGAAAGCTCAGACAGGAATCAATCAGTAA
- a CDS encoding tetratricopeptide repeat protein: protein MSMSCRSCGKNIDSGAARCKWCGAPAEEASAGKAADAEASDEALREGLALFRQNSIEAALSAFEKALALNPGNSNAMTNCGLCFASLGKKEKAVESYRKALELDPRNTAALNNSAEYFSESGNHEEALRYYDRAIAVRSGDAMLWGNKGTCLIYLKRYEEALAAAERALSLNRESGTSWHIKALALDALNRAEESCTAYEKFLSLANSMNMEDAERAEHAKKRIAFLQGPDALTRARADRLIEEGKLALDSDMERALECFHQVTVLAPSDGGGWAGKAQVLQALGRGEEALPCYDMVIALKPGWAGAWHMKADCLESMSLLQEALACYDRALEVDPCFANAWCDKGHCLNRMDRTEEALACFDKALEIDNRLHVAWFNKAEQQLKLGRMDDAKRSYGRFMAAVPPGNDRLLQHAQKRIYQLGAAAISESYDALVDRGKELTGDGSFEEAEFCFEKAGRLNPYSGRLWLYEGILEERLGRQERARELFQRAVDAFGMEFSKHSPPPPIAEEIALARKKAQGAPLPDGAGEGESALRSAENGEEEVEIFDDDRDTLLAVPLPRKVTRGAFRDTGLLVVTAEQQREISWSDILYVYMGRVEPGASEEVKGKVGSLGLGSGAPKLAGRGERFQAESAHSAFYLLDIYASGQIPPYRIDPVGTSLKGFLGEEAGFSAELNLFSFARKIAPMVSAQADPSLLQFVEKGRKAVPVHRSKDSFGKASFEGYKARRK, encoded by the coding sequence ATGAGCATGAGCTGCAGGAGCTGCGGAAAGAATATTGACAGCGGCGCGGCGCGTTGCAAATGGTGCGGAGCGCCTGCAGAGGAGGCATCGGCCGGGAAAGCGGCCGATGCAGAAGCCTCTGATGAGGCCCTCAGAGAGGGGCTTGCGCTTTTCCGGCAGAACAGCATTGAGGCGGCCCTCTCCGCCTTCGAGAAAGCGCTGGCGCTCAATCCCGGGAATTCCAATGCCATGACGAACTGCGGTCTCTGTTTTGCTTCGCTTGGCAAAAAGGAAAAGGCTGTGGAGAGCTACAGGAAGGCGCTGGAGCTTGACCCCCGGAATACCGCCGCCCTCAACAACAGCGCCGAGTATTTCTCAGAATCCGGGAACCATGAAGAGGCGCTCAGGTATTACGACCGCGCGATTGCCGTCAGGTCCGGGGATGCCATGCTGTGGGGGAACAAAGGGACCTGCCTCATCTATCTCAAGCGCTACGAGGAAGCCCTGGCTGCCGCGGAGAGAGCCCTCAGCCTCAACCGCGAAAGCGGCACTTCATGGCATATCAAGGCATTGGCGCTCGATGCGCTCAACCGCGCAGAAGAGTCGTGCACCGCCTATGAAAAGTTCCTTTCTCTCGCGAATTCCATGAACATGGAAGACGCAGAGCGTGCTGAGCATGCTAAAAAGAGAATAGCCTTTCTGCAGGGACCTGATGCGCTCACCCGGGCCAGGGCTGACAGGCTCATAGAAGAGGGCAAACTGGCTCTTGACAGCGATATGGAACGGGCACTCGAATGCTTTCACCAGGTTACCGTTCTGGCGCCCTCTGACGGAGGAGGGTGGGCAGGCAAAGCGCAGGTCCTGCAGGCTCTTGGACGGGGAGAGGAAGCGCTTCCCTGCTATGACATGGTGATTGCGCTCAAACCAGGCTGGGCAGGCGCCTGGCATATGAAAGCTGACTGCCTCGAATCGATGAGCCTCCTGCAGGAGGCGCTGGCCTGCTATGACAGGGCGCTCGAGGTGGATCCCTGCTTCGCCAATGCCTGGTGCGATAAAGGCCATTGCCTGAACCGCATGGACAGGACGGAAGAAGCCCTCGCCTGCTTTGATAAGGCGCTGGAAATAGACAACAGACTTCATGTGGCCTGGTTCAATAAGGCCGAGCAGCAGTTAAAGCTGGGGCGCATGGACGACGCGAAGCGCTCCTATGGGAGATTCATGGCAGCGGTTCCGCCCGGCAATGATCGGCTTCTGCAGCATGCGCAGAAAAGGATCTATCAACTGGGAGCAGCGGCAATCTCCGAGAGCTATGATGCCCTGGTGGACAGGGGAAAGGAGCTCACGGGCGACGGCAGCTTTGAAGAGGCAGAATTCTGCTTTGAAAAGGCGGGAAGGCTCAATCCCTATTCGGGAAGACTATGGCTTTACGAGGGGATCCTGGAGGAGCGCCTGGGCCGTCAGGAGAGGGCCCGCGAGCTTTTCCAGCGGGCTGTTGATGCCTTCGGGATGGAGTTCTCAAAGCACAGCCCACCCCCGCCGATTGCGGAAGAGATTGCCCTGGCGCGAAAAAAAGCGCAGGGAGCACCGCTTCCCGATGGGGCAGGCGAGGGGGAATCAGCCCTGAGATCGGCTGAAAATGGTGAAGAGGAAGTTGAAATATTTGATGATGACCGCGATACCCTTCTTGCCGTTCCTCTTCCCAGGAAAGTGACACGGGGCGCCTTCAGGGACACGGGGCTGCTTGTCGTGACCGCTGAGCAGCAGAGGGAGATCTCCTGGTCCGACATCCTCTACGTTTACATGGGAAGAGTAGAGCCCGGCGCGTCAGAGGAGGTCAAGGGGAAGGTGGGCTCTCTCGGCCTGGGCAGCGGGGCGCCGAAGCTTGCAGGCAGGGGAGAAAGGTTTCAGGCAGAATCGGCGCACTCTGCCTTTTACCTTCTGGATATCTATGCTTCGGGGCAGATCCCGCCGTACCGCATCGATCCTGTGGGCACAAGCCTGAAAGGGTTTCTGGGCGAAGAGGCGGGATTTTCCGCCGAGCTGAACCTCTTCAGCTTTGCAAGGAAAATCGCCCCCATGGTGAGCGCGCAGGCAGACCCTTCCCTGCTGCAGTTCGTGGAAAAAGGGAGGAAGGCGGTCCCTGTGCACAGATCAAAAGACTCTTTCGGGAAGGCTTCTTTCGAGGGATATAAGGCCAGGAGAAAGTGA
- a CDS encoding histidine kinase dimerization/phosphoacceptor domain -containing protein: protein MSDITLEPGGQEQLRDWISKLNGCYLLLGVDSRENIRKIVVTAGEILGGACVLYNRLDEGLLCTWAIWNEPESFKAEDRPEGHICYDVIRREDEGPLLIEDLEGTSYQKTDSNVGRYGLKSYMGFPVKIKERTVGSLCLVDVKKRAFTALDLQIMGILAKAISIEEERREAEDELKKAVQFNREIIENACEGLIVYDRHLNYLVWNRFMEELTGVSSKEALNRNSLELFPHLKEQGIDRLLAKALEGRTVKSPDTPFYSPSTGKKGWVKGIYGPHLNGQGDITGVISVVRDITERKESEENLRKSLKEKELLLKEVYHRVKNNMQIVSSLLRLQAMQSGNSALSDCLSISIDRIRTMALIHEKLYQSNDLTRIDFGQYLGELASSLAASYGRDDITCSVKAEPVHLGINSAIPCALIVNELVTNSLKYAFPDDRQGHIDIELRAPGENTVAITVRDNGIGLPAGVDLQNPSTLGLQLVSSLATQLGTEADFVLEKGTSTTVEFKTIDG, encoded by the coding sequence ATGAGTGATATCACCTTAGAACCAGGCGGACAGGAGCAGCTGAGGGACTGGATCTCGAAGCTCAACGGCTGCTATCTGCTGCTTGGTGTTGACTCCCGTGAAAACATCAGGAAAATCGTGGTGACCGCGGGCGAAATCCTCGGAGGCGCCTGTGTCCTGTATAATCGGCTTGATGAAGGCCTTCTCTGCACATGGGCCATATGGAACGAGCCCGAGAGCTTCAAAGCGGAAGACCGCCCCGAGGGCCATATCTGTTACGATGTCATAAGGAGAGAAGATGAAGGGCCTCTTCTCATTGAAGATCTTGAGGGGACTTCCTATCAAAAAACCGATTCCAATGTCGGCAGGTACGGCCTGAAGAGCTATATGGGCTTCCCCGTAAAGATAAAGGAGAGGACCGTCGGCTCTCTCTGTCTTGTGGACGTGAAGAAACGGGCTTTCACGGCATTGGATCTCCAGATCATGGGCATACTGGCAAAAGCGATCTCCATCGAGGAGGAGCGCCGGGAAGCTGAAGATGAGCTGAAAAAGGCCGTGCAGTTCAACAGGGAGATCATAGAAAATGCCTGCGAAGGTCTGATTGTCTACGACAGGCATCTGAACTACCTGGTCTGGAACCGCTTCATGGAAGAGCTGACTGGCGTGTCATCAAAGGAGGCGCTGAACAGGAATTCCCTTGAGCTCTTCCCCCACCTGAAAGAACAGGGCATTGACAGGCTGCTCGCAAAGGCTCTTGAGGGCCGGACGGTAAAATCACCTGACACCCCATTCTATTCGCCTTCCACAGGGAAGAAAGGATGGGTCAAGGGTATTTACGGCCCTCACCTGAACGGCCAGGGCGACATCACAGGGGTGATCAGCGTGGTAAGGGACATTACCGAGCGCAAGGAGAGCGAGGAAAATTTGAGAAAGTCTCTTAAAGAAAAGGAACTCCTGCTGAAAGAGGTTTATCACAGGGTAAAAAACAACATGCAGATAGTCTCGAGCCTCCTCCGGCTCCAGGCAATGCAGAGCGGAAACAGCGCCCTGAGTGACTGCCTGAGCATAAGCATCGACCGTATCAGGACCATGGCCCTCATCCACGAGAAGCTCTATCAATCAAATGACCTGACGCGGATTGATTTCGGCCAGTACCTCGGGGAGCTCGCCAGCTCCCTCGCCGCCTCATACGGGAGAGACGATATTACCTGCAGCGTGAAGGCAGAGCCTGTTCACCTGGGGATAAACAGTGCAATTCCCTGCGCTCTCATTGTGAACGAGCTTGTCACCAACTCGCTCAAGTATGCTTTCCCCGATGATAGACAAGGGCACATTGATATAGAGCTCAGGGCCCCCGGGGAAAATACTGTGGCAATTACCGTAAGAGACAACGGCATCGGCCTTCCCGCGGGGGTTGACCTGCAGAACCCCTCGACGCTCGGGCTCCAGCTTGTAAGCAGCCTTGCAACGCAGCTCGGCACAGAAGCAGACTTTGTCCTGGAAAAAGGCACCTCCACCACGGTTGAATTCAAGACAATTGACGGGTAA
- a CDS encoding prolyl oligopeptidase family serine peptidase: MNNTACPRARRDDIVDEYHGTRVRDPFRWLENADSDETRKWVERQNSLTDSFINRDSDKEKIKAHLTRLWDYPKYSVTRKEGDRYFFSKNDGLQNQPVLYMQHDLESTPVKVLDPNELSDEGTVSVNSEHYSSDGRLIAYKISTSGSDWHEIRIRDIDSQKECDETLRWCKFGDIAWKHDNSGFYYSRYPEAGTVPEEDASKYCRVYWHSLNTPQAQDRLVLERPDIKELTFSPFTTEDGRYLVLNAFSMAGPRNRVYYRRMDSDGDFTRLIDDESNSFRFIDNTGSLFYFVTDLDAPKGRIIAIDTDNPARENWKEIVPECDNPLSMAISVNNSFVCVFMHHAHHIAKIYGHDGALIKDLTLAGIGSISFLSAQSRGTELFFLFTSFLYPSSTFRYDFVTDTLTLFRKSALDFDPSGFETRQVFYHSKDGTRVPMFLTHRKGMEREGNNPVLLYGYGGFSIDLTPFFSVANLLWIMQGGIYAVANIRGGSEYGEEWHEAGMRDKKQNVFDDFIAAAEWLIEHRYTSPRRLAISGGSNGGLLVAACMCQRPDLYGAVVCEVPVTDMLRYHRFTVGYKWIGEYGDPDRSADEFAALIAYSPLHNVRSGTVYPPLLVTTADHDDRVVSAHAKKFVAAIQCNDGTRNPVLLRIQTKAGHGMGKPTLKVIHERSDVLAFLFKTLGIKADH; encoded by the coding sequence ATGAATAACACAGCCTGCCCCCGGGCCAGAAGAGATGACATTGTCGATGAGTATCACGGAACCAGAGTCCGCGATCCCTTTCGGTGGCTTGAAAACGCTGATTCAGACGAGACAAGGAAATGGGTGGAGCGGCAGAACAGCCTGACCGACTCTTTTATCAACCGAGACTCCGACAAAGAGAAGATCAAAGCGCATCTCACCAGGCTCTGGGACTATCCCAAGTATTCAGTGACAAGAAAAGAGGGAGACCGCTATTTCTTTTCGAAAAACGACGGCCTTCAGAATCAGCCTGTCCTTTACATGCAGCACGATCTTGAAAGCACCCCCGTCAAAGTCCTTGATCCCAATGAGCTCAGTGACGAGGGAACCGTATCGGTGAACAGCGAGCACTACAGCAGCGACGGCCGCCTGATAGCGTACAAGATCTCCACGTCCGGAAGCGACTGGCACGAAATAAGGATCCGGGACATAGACTCACAGAAAGAGTGTGACGAAACCCTCAGATGGTGCAAATTCGGCGATATTGCATGGAAGCACGACAACTCAGGCTTTTACTACAGCCGCTACCCGGAAGCCGGCACGGTTCCGGAAGAAGACGCCAGCAAATACTGCAGAGTTTACTGGCATTCCCTGAACACTCCCCAGGCACAGGACCGCCTCGTACTGGAAAGACCGGACATCAAAGAGCTCACCTTTTCCCCCTTCACCACCGAAGACGGGCGCTATCTCGTGCTGAATGCCTTCTCGATGGCAGGCCCCAGAAACAGGGTATACTACAGAAGAATGGACAGCGACGGCGATTTCACGAGACTGATCGATGATGAGAGCAACAGCTTCCGCTTCATAGACAACACAGGCTCCCTCTTCTACTTCGTCACGGACCTCGATGCCCCGAAGGGGCGCATAATCGCCATCGACACTGATAATCCCGCAAGAGAAAACTGGAAAGAGATTGTGCCGGAGTGCGACAATCCGCTCTCCATGGCAATCTCCGTCAATAACTCCTTTGTATGCGTCTTCATGCACCATGCTCATCACATCGCAAAGATCTACGGTCACGACGGAGCGTTGATAAAAGATCTCACGCTGGCAGGAATAGGCTCCATATCGTTCCTTTCCGCGCAGAGCAGAGGAACCGAGCTCTTCTTCCTTTTCACTTCCTTCCTCTATCCCTCAAGTACTTTCCGCTATGACTTCGTGACGGATACCCTGACACTCTTCAGGAAAAGCGCTCTTGATTTTGATCCTTCCGGTTTTGAGACCAGGCAGGTCTTCTATCACTCAAAGGACGGCACCAGGGTGCCGATGTTTCTCACTCACAGGAAGGGGATGGAGCGTGAGGGGAATAACCCCGTGCTTCTCTATGGATACGGAGGCTTTTCCATCGATTTGACACCCTTTTTCTCGGTGGCAAACCTGCTGTGGATCATGCAGGGAGGCATCTATGCCGTGGCAAACATCCGGGGAGGCTCGGAATACGGGGAGGAGTGGCACGAGGCAGGCATGCGGGACAAGAAACAGAATGTCTTCGATGACTTCATCGCCGCAGCGGAATGGCTGATCGAGCACAGGTATACCAGCCCGCGCCGGCTGGCCATTTCTGGAGGCAGCAACGGGGGCCTTCTTGTGGCGGCGTGCATGTGCCAGAGGCCGGATCTCTATGGCGCCGTGGTGTGTGAAGTACCGGTCACCGACATGCTGAGATATCACAGATTCACCGTCGGGTACAAATGGATCGGGGAATATGGCGATCCAGACAGGAGCGCCGATGAGTTTGCCGCGCTCATCGCCTATTCGCCGCTTCACAATGTCAGGAGCGGCACTGTATATCCGCCGCTTCTCGTCACCACCGCCGACCACGATGATCGGGTCGTGTCCGCCCATGCGAAGAAGTTCGTGGCAGCCATCCAGTGCAATGATGGCACCCGCAATCCCGTGCTGCTGAGGATTCAGACAAAGGCGGGCCATGGCATGGGCAAGCCCACATTGAAGGTGATACATGAAAGAAGCGATGTGCTGGCCTTTCTCTTCAAGACACTCGGCATCAAAGCGGATCATTGA
- a CDS encoding DUF4143 domain-containing protein: protein MKQRMIKRLLKVPERSFFLFGPRGTGKSTWLKEALHGAHYIDLLDTSLSLELSREPGRLGALAGSGARGSWVVIDEIQKNPSLLDEVHRLIEEKGLRFALSGSSARRLRRGGVNLLGGRALTRELAPFTWKELGNSYDTEFSLQWGSLPLIHADKENAADILGSYVATYLKEEIREEGIVRNLSPFIRFLGIAGQLNGQTLNSLNIAREAAVPRSTVDVYFSILSDTLLGYFLPPYRPGAKVREQAHQKFYWCDPGIARGAAGLLSEPADRLWKGCALETLLYHELRVYNHTQQKNRDIFFYRSGQESEIDFVIETRKRQPGSLPRVVCIEVKLSKRWERKWERPMRSLASTGRVAVDRMIGIYRGERSYHFDGLDVHPYEEFLARLYRGEVF, encoded by the coding sequence ATGAAGCAGAGAATGATAAAACGGCTGCTGAAAGTTCCGGAGCGCTCGTTCTTCCTCTTCGGCCCCAGGGGAACGGGCAAGAGCACCTGGCTGAAGGAAGCTCTGCATGGAGCTCATTATATCGATCTGCTTGATACCTCCCTTTCACTCGAGCTCTCCCGCGAGCCGGGCCGGTTGGGAGCGCTGGCCGGCAGTGGTGCCAGGGGCTCCTGGGTGGTAATCGATGAGATACAGAAAAATCCCTCACTGCTTGATGAGGTCCATCGTCTGATTGAAGAAAAAGGGCTGAGGTTTGCATTGTCAGGCTCATCGGCCCGCAGGCTCAGGCGCGGAGGAGTCAACCTCCTGGGCGGGCGGGCTCTCACCCGCGAGCTTGCTCCTTTTACATGGAAGGAGCTGGGAAATTCTTATGACACGGAGTTTTCTCTGCAGTGGGGAAGCCTTCCCCTCATCCATGCAGATAAGGAGAATGCCGCTGATATTCTTGGCTCCTACGTGGCCACTTATCTCAAGGAGGAGATAAGGGAAGAGGGGATAGTGAGAAATCTCTCTCCTTTCATACGCTTCCTGGGAATTGCGGGGCAGCTCAATGGCCAGACGCTGAACTCTCTCAACATAGCAAGGGAAGCCGCGGTGCCCCGCAGCACTGTGGATGTCTATTTTTCAATTCTCAGCGACACCCTGCTCGGTTATTTTCTTCCTCCTTACCGTCCGGGTGCGAAAGTGCGCGAACAGGCTCATCAGAAGTTCTACTGGTGCGATCCAGGTATAGCCCGCGGCGCGGCAGGTCTTCTCTCTGAGCCTGCTGACAGGCTGTGGAAAGGGTGTGCCCTGGAAACGCTCCTCTATCACGAGCTGAGGGTTTACAACCATACGCAGCAGAAGAACAGGGATATCTTTTTTTACCGGAGCGGCCAGGAGAGCGAGATTGATTTTGTGATCGAGACCAGAAAAAGACAGCCCGGCAGCCTTCCGCGGGTTGTATGCATTGAAGTCAAGCTCTCAAAAAGATGGGAGAGGAAGTGGGAGAGGCCGATGCGTTCTCTTGCATCGACGGGCAGGGTGGCTGTTGACCGCATGATAGGTATATACAGGGGGGAAAGGTCATATCATTTTGACGGCCTTGATGTTCATCCGTATGAAGAGTTTCTTGCGAGGCTTTACAGGGGAGAGGTGTTCTAA
- a CDS encoding DMT family transporter, with protein sequence MTMQKDEILKYDGLLLLTALIWGFAFVGQRAAMHSMGPFAFNGIRFALGALVLIPFLHGFRQDSRGDAAPPPQKQPAPWGGVIAGLILFIAAWLQQAGLQYTTAGKAGFITGLYVVIVPLYGLCGRRKATSGSWAGAILAAVGLYLLCVTESFTISTGDALELAGAFLWAAHVMIVGWLSPGRSPALLAFTQFITCSVCSLAAACIYERTTLQAVCSAWLPLFYCGFISVGIGYTLQVIAQQKAHPAHAAVIFSLEAAWAALGGWLVLGETLSPRGMAGCAIMFAAVMVSQFLADGKMKEFHT encoded by the coding sequence ATGACGATGCAAAAAGACGAGATCCTCAAGTATGACGGCCTCCTTCTCCTCACCGCACTTATATGGGGTTTTGCCTTTGTGGGCCAGCGGGCCGCGATGCACTCCATGGGGCCCTTTGCTTTCAATGGCATCAGGTTTGCCCTTGGAGCGCTGGTCCTGATTCCCTTCCTGCATGGTTTCAGGCAGGATTCACGCGGGGATGCCGCCCCCCCTCCGCAGAAGCAGCCCGCGCCCTGGGGGGGAGTCATTGCGGGATTGATCCTTTTCATCGCCGCCTGGCTGCAGCAGGCAGGCCTGCAGTATACGACGGCCGGCAAGGCGGGCTTCATCACTGGTCTCTATGTGGTGATCGTTCCCCTCTATGGCCTGTGTGGAAGACGGAAAGCCACTTCCGGCTCATGGGCAGGGGCGATTCTTGCCGCGGTGGGGCTCTACCTGCTCTGTGTCACTGAATCTTTCACCATCTCGACAGGCGATGCGCTTGAGCTGGCCGGCGCCTTCCTGTGGGCAGCGCATGTGATGATCGTGGGGTGGCTCTCGCCCGGGAGGTCCCCGGCGCTCCTGGCCTTCACTCAGTTCATTACCTGTTCTGTCTGCAGCCTTGCCGCCGCGTGCATATATGAAAGGACGACCCTTCAGGCCGTCTGTTCCGCCTGGCTGCCGCTCTTTTATTGTGGCTTCATATCCGTGGGAATCGGGTACACGCTCCAGGTGATTGCTCAGCAGAAAGCCCACCCGGCGCATGCGGCCGTCATCTTCAGCCTTGAGGCGGCGTGGGCTGCCCTGGGCGGCTGGCTCGTGCTGGGAGAGACCCTTTCACCCCGGGGAATGGCGGGATGCGCCATCATGTTCGCCGCAGTGATGGTCTCCCAGTTTCTGGCAGACGGGAAGATGAAGGAGTTTCACACCTGA